In Candidatus Saccharibacteria bacterium oral taxon 488, one DNA window encodes the following:
- a CDS encoding 50S rRNA methyltransferase — protein MKITILTIGKRHEPWVEPGIKRFLGRLRAPFAAEMIIIPHSGQIGDRARQDESERLISRLRPHDFVILLDERGRNLNSPELSRLILDHTDQHIVIIIGGAYGVTETLHRRADIVWSLSRLVFPHQLVRLILAEQLYRAQEIARGGSYHHD, from the coding sequence GTGAAAATTACTATTCTCACCATCGGCAAGCGGCACGAGCCCTGGGTAGAGCCAGGCATTAAGCGCTTTTTAGGGCGCCTTAGAGCGCCATTCGCCGCAGAAATGATCATCATCCCACATTCCGGCCAAATCGGCGACAGAGCGCGCCAGGACGAGTCAGAGCGCCTGATATCTCGTCTCAGGCCGCACGACTTCGTCATCCTCCTCGATGAACGTGGCCGCAACCTGAACTCGCCAGAACTATCGCGGCTCATCCTTGACCATACCGATCAGCACATCGTCATCATCATTGGCGGGGCGTATGGCGTTACCGAGACGCTTCACCGGCGAGCCGACATCGTTTGGTCGCTATCACGCCTGGTGTTTCCGCACCAGTTGGTACGGCTCATTCTCGCCGAGCAGCTGTACCGCGCCCAGGAGATCGCTCGAGGCGGTTCGTATCATCACGACTAG